Proteins encoded in a region of the Sugiyamaella lignohabitans strain CBS 10342 chromosome B, complete sequence genome:
- a CDS encoding putative agrin-like encodes MVTVVCDVDADDAKMLVTPAPISLELEAPADVAFELVPLGFTEAGEDTEIEVVLDLPDGSELLIVEEIAELVAELEVGLTVEETAEEEATAELAAELAAELTAELTAELTAEEPTAELAAELAAELTAEELTAEELTAEELAAEELTAEELTAEELTAEELTAEEPTAELAAELAAELIAGELTAEEPTAEEPTAELATELIAGELTAEELTAELRAELAAEPAKELEVKPEEETITELAEVVAELDSAEVLGAAEVDEFHDMARRSKYGIGPSRYSRYGPDIREASECSRIAPWAEPTAATAKVTNTDLTNEFSIGGDENSFLCLGCIRLTSREEVSLNSPENSNSAQSVATSE; translated from the coding sequence ATGGTGACTGTCGTATGTGATGTTGATGCGGATGATGCCAAGATGCTAGTCACACCGGCGCCCATCTCACTCGAACTAGAGGCACCGGCAGATGTCGCGTTTGAACTCGTACCACTTGGATTTACAGAAGCAGGCGAAGATACCGAAATTGAAGTGGTGCTTGACTTGCCAGATGGGTCCGAGCTCTTGATCGTTGAAGAAATTGCGGAACTGGTGGCAGAACTAGAAGTAGGACTAACAGTGGAggaaacagcagaagaagaagcaacgGCAGAATTAGCGGCAGaattagcagcagaactAACAGCAGAACTAACAGCGGAGCTGacagcagaagaaccaACGGCAGaactagcagcagaactAGCGGCAGAGctaacagcagaagagctaacagcagaagagctaacagcagaagagctagcagcagaagagctaacagcagaagagctaacagcagaagagctaacagcagaagagctaacagcagaagaaccaACTGCAGaactagcagcagaactAGCGGCAGAGCTAATAGCAGGAGAACTAACGGCAGAAGAACCAACGGCAGAAGAACCAACGGCAGAACTAGCGACAGAGCTAATAGCAGGAGAACTAACGGCAGAAGAGCTAACAGCGGAGCTAAGAGCCGAATTAGCTGCTGAACCAGCTAAAGAACTTGAGGtgaaaccagaagaagagacaaTAACAGAGCTAGCAGAAGTAGTGGCGGAACTGGACTCTGCTGAAGTACTGGGAGCAGCAGAAGTGGATGAGTTCCACGACATGGCACGTCGTTCCAAATACGGCATTGGACCCTCACGATATAGTCGATATGGCCCAGATATAAGAGAGGCATCTGAGTGCTCCAGAATTGCTCCTTGGGCCGAGCCAACTGCCGCGACGGCAAAAGTCACGAACACTGATCTAACAAATGAGTTCAGcattggtggtgatgaaaATAGCTTTTTGTGTTTGGGTTGTATACGACTAACTAGCAGGGAAGAAGTGTCTTTAAATAGTCCGGAGAATTCAAACTCGGCTCAATCCGTTGCTACTTCAGAGTAA
- the FMO1 gene encoding Fmo1p (Flavin-containing monooxygenase; localized to the cytoplasmic face of the ER membrane; catalyzes oxidation of biological thiols to maintain the ER redox buffer ratio for correct folding of disulfide-bonded proteins; GO_component: GO:0005789 - endoplasmic reticulum membrane [Evidence IDA] [PMID 10077572]; GO_function: GO:0004499 - N,N-dimethylaniline monooxygenase activity [Evidence IEA]; GO_function: GO:0004499 - N,N-dimethylaniline monooxygenase activity [Evidence IDA] [PMID 10600176]; GO_function: GO:0050661 - NADP binding [Evidence IEA]; GO_function: GO:0050660 - flavin adenine dinucleotide binding [Evidence IEA]; GO_function: GO:0004497 - monooxygenase activity [Evidence IEA]; GO_function: GO:0016491 - oxidoreductase activity [Evidence IEA]; GO_process: GO:0055114 - oxidation-reduction process [Evidence IEA,IEA]; GO_process: GO:0006457 - protein folding [Evidence IDA] [PMID 10077572]), which translates to MEYKEFPFPNQTPMFPTWYRVLEYVQSYSRTFLEGNDTVHVSLETLVKDVRKDPSSGQWTMITSNVKNTSIEDEYIFDAVVVCSGHYAVAQVPSVEGLDVWAKNDPDSISHAKYFDDPQAFRGKNVLVVGNAASGIDISVQLLGYANQPIYRSVRSPTSSQLQTKKIKEVAQVAKYDFLTRSAVLEDGSIVKDIDHILFCTGYLYSFPYLKSYSYGENAIITDGSRVHHLFKQMFYIHDPSLIFVGMQWKIIPMPMAESQGMVIARVLSGRLDLPSKSEMAKHEANEIKLKGDDRRFHCFQYPQDYEYTKQLHDWAQAARNSKHGFMAELWNKEKQELRSRSSELKNEYFKKTIEQHEKV; encoded by the coding sequence ATGGAATATAAGGAATTCCCCTTTCCCAATCAGACCCCTATGTTCCCTACATGGTATCGAGTGCTAGAATATGTACAAAGCTATTCTCGCACATTTCTTGAGGGTAATGATACAGTACATGTTTCGCTAGAGACCTTGGTGAAGGATGTTAGAAAAGACCCTTCTTCTGGACAATGGACCATGATAACCAGTAACGTGAAGAATACGTCAATAGAAGACGAGTATATTTTTGATGCGGTCGTCGTATGTTCGGGCCATTATGCCGTGGCCCAAGTACCAAGCGTAGAGGGATTAGATGTATGGGCCAAAAATGATCCCGATTCCATTTCACACGCCAAATATTTCGATGATCCACAAGCATTTCGAGGCAAAAACGTTTTGGTAGTGGGAAatgctgctagtggtatAGATATATCAGTCCAACTATTAGGATATGCCAATCAACCAATTTACAGATCTGTCAGGTCGCCAACGTCTTCACAGCTTCAAACtaagaaaatcaaagaagTGGCACAGGTTGCGAAGTATGATTTTTTGACACGATCGGCGGTACTTGAAGATGGTAGTATTGTTAAGGACATCGACCATATTCTATTCTGCACCGGATATCTATACTCGTTTCCATATCTCAAAAGCTACTCCTATGGAGAAAACGCCATTATAACAGATGGATCTAGAGTTCATCATTTATTTAAACAGATGTTTTATATTCATGACCCTTCTctaatttttgttggtaTGCAGTGGAAAATAATACCTATGCCAATGGCAGAGTCTCAAGGTATGGTAATTGCAAGGGTACTATCGGGAAGGTTAGACCTGCCCAGTAAGTCAGAAATGGCTAAGCATGAAGCCAACGAAATTAAACTCAAGGGTGACGATCGCCGCTTTCATTGCTTTCAATACCCTCAAGACTACGAGTACACCAAACAACTTCATGACTGGGCTCAAGCTGCCCGAAACAGTAAACATGGGTTTATGGCAGAGCTTTGGAATaaagagaaacaagaacTTCGCTCACGATCATCTGAATTGAAAAACGaatatttcaagaaaaCGATTGAACAGCACGAAAAAGTTTGA
- a CDS encoding cell surface glycoprotein (predicted) produces MVKKFVQSVGVFTLTTAFVAVNGQCPPCLSSGDAALQFVDIAADISALASSPKFDLASFETGDNVGEIESLIELLSLAGKSAQLLTAPITPCDSITIANAINNLTDPLVSVIGHLSNSLITDFESSLSQDLSSMQSIEVDLQSQLYGKLDCLAFPVLDNDFAEINVAFAEAADKFQLEMPLPSAVYSKSPCDSCSKGPLLLARAVSSATSTSALSTSSSSAASSSSAASSSSTASSSSAASSSSTASSSSAASSSSAASSSAVSSSSAASSSSTASSSSAASSSSAASSSSAVSSSSAASTSSAASSSSAPSSAASSSSAASSSSAASSSSTTSSSSAASSSSAASSSSAASSSSAASSSSAASSSSTASSSSAASSSSAASSSSAASSSSAASSSSTASSSSAASSSSAVSSSSAASTSSAASSSSAPSSAASSSSAASSSSAASSSSTTSSSSAASSSSAASSSSAASSSSAASSSSAASSSSTASSSSAASSSSAASSSSAASSSSAASSSSAASSSSAASSSSTASSSSAASSSSAASSSSAASSSSAASSSSAASSGSAASSSSAASSSSAASSGSAASSSSAASSSSAASSSSAASNSAVSSSSAASSSSTVSSSSAASSSSAASTSSAASSSSASSSAASSSSAASSSSAASSSSTASSSSAASSSSAASSSSAASSSSAASSSSAASSSPAASSSSAASLSSATSSSPAASSSSAASSSSAATSTSAPSSSSAASSSSAASSSSAPSSSSAGSSSSAASSSSAASSSSTLSSSSAASSSSIASSSSASSSGSAASSSSAASSSSAASSSSAVSSSSAASSSSASSSSSVASSSSAASSSSEASSSSATSSSAASSSSTASSSSAASSSSATSSSSAASSSSTASSSSVSSSNSAASSSSASSSSAASSSSTASSDTVVSSSSAGVSSSVASSTSSAAASSSITSSTLAVTSSSSALSSIVASSNPAASSGSTASSSAGSMVGSSSSSATSFTGFSSSVASSSPGATSTSAASSSSSPDTSASASATSSAVSLSSSASSGSVASSSSAVLSTSTASSNVRGLSTSAASSSPVASSASSSSQATSSNSTETYAGASSSSSANSSISGSSSTSALLGSVTYSSSAVSSSFSHLSGPSASSGTFSGSATSITSETSPVSFMTSAAASTGLYFSGSVPSSNAISSHVVSSVTSTISNNSAYSSSVTPDNLSDKTVTTVVTVTEPCSILAGTTIYTTTLETKTLTIPCTSGSTVDQPVVTAATNASPVTISYTSQELVSKRLSTNTLYSNADTEALSTKTYTTLTTITEPCSTSEGAVIYTTITRPITVTITCNEGSSVSYVPGSGGSHGVTGTQIQASTFSSRVLSTLDASFENKPASSGGTVGALTPTTMLATSEMTSVHQLTMTVSDNSAVSTGALGLPITSASPFAPVPPGSFDELSSGSDIVEQSASSGSSASRAELSESPATLTSVKNSEHVTTVSSANAVSRTPLANVLEQPGIPSKSTAIPQLVNSGSPEFSNNKVSVVTESSFHSASPPLAGGPDIVTATCPEKSCQPAETSPAIPSVGSTNNKSPGGAASATVIESIKSSSSGTAENSQTTLAQSNSAASNAFEGRIVLAPLCILLFLFFR; encoded by the coding sequence ATGGTGAAAAAGTTCGTTCAGTCTGTTGGTGTGTTCACACTCACTACCGCATTTGTTGCAGTGAATGGGCAATGTCCACCCTGTTTATCCTCGGGCGATGCTGCTTTACAATTTGTGGATATAGCTGCTGATATATCCGCTTTGGCATCTTCTCCAAAATTTGATCTTGCAAGTTTCGAAACAGGAGATAATGTTGGTGAAATCGAGTCGCTGATAGAGCTTCTAAGCTTAGCAGGCAAATCCGCCCAGCTTCTCACAGCCCCTATTACACCCTGTGACAGCATCACCATTGCCAATGCGATAAACAACCTGACCGATCCGCTGGTCTCCGTGATAGGCCATTTAAGTAATTCACTTATTACGGATTTCGAAAGTAGCTTGTCACAAGATTTGTCTTCTATGCAGTCAATTGAAGTTGATTTACAAAGTCAGCTCTATGGAAAACTGGACTGTCTTGCATTCCCCGTACTTGATAACGATTTTGCTGAAATAAATGTCGCTTTCGCTGAAGCTGCCGATAAGTTCCAACTAGAAATGCCTCTTCCCAGTGCAGTATATAGTAAGTCACCCTGTGATTCGTGCTCTAAAGGACCATTACTACTAGCAAGGGCTGTAAGTTCAGCTACTTCCACAAGTGCTTTGAGTACGTCGTCCAGctcagcagcttcgtcaAGTTCGGCAGCTTCATCTAGTTCCACTGCCTCGTCCagttcagctgcttcatctagtTCCACCGCCTCGTCcagctcagctgcttcttctagctcagctgcttctagttcagcagtttcttccagctcagcagcttcatctaGTTCCACTGCCTCGTCcagctcagctgcttcttccagctcagctgcttcttccagcTCAGCTGTTTCATCTAGCTCAGCTGCCTCCACTAGCTCCGCTGCTTCATCCAGCTCAGCTCCTAGTTCGGCAGCTTCTTCCAGctcagcagcttcgtcaAGTTCGGCAGCTTCATCTAGTTCCACTACCTCGTCcagctcagctgcttcttctagctccgctgcctcgtccagctccgctgcttcttctagctccgctgcctcgtccagttcagctgcttcatctagtTCCACCGCCTCGTCCAGCTCAGCTGCCTCCTCTagctcagctgcttcttctagctccgctgcctcgtccagctcagctgcttcttctagttCCACTGCCTCGTCcagctcagctgcttcttccagcTCAGCTGTTTCATCTAGCTCAGCTGCCTCCACTAGCTCCGCTGCTTCATCCAGCTCAGCTCCTAGTTCGGCAGCTTCTTCCAGctcagcagcttcgtcaAGTTCGGCAGCTTCATCTAGTTCCACTACCTCGTCcagctcagctgcttcttctagctccgctgcctcgtccagctccgctgcttcttctagctccgctgcctcgtccagttcagctgcttcatctagtTCCACCGCCTCGTCCAGCTCAGCTGCCTCCTCTagctcagctgcttcttctagctccgctgcctcgtccagctccgctgcttcttctagctccgctgcctcgtccagttcagctgcttcatctagtTCCACCGCCTCGTCCAGCTCAGCTGCCTCCTCTagctcagctgcttcttctagctccgctgcctcgtccagctcagctgcttcttctagctcAGCTGCATCGTCCGgttcagctgcttcttctagctcagctgcttcatctagCTCAGCTGCATCGTCCGgttcagctgcttcatctagCTCAGCTGCCTCGTCcagctcagctgcttcttctagctcagctgcttctaattcagcagtttcttccagctcagcagcttcatctaGTTCCACCGTCTCGTCcagctcagctgcttcttccagcTCCGCTGCATCCACTagctcagctgcttcatccaGCTCAGCCTCTAGTTCGGCAGCTTCTTCCAGctcagcagcttcgtcaAGTTCGGCAGCTTCATCTAGTTCCACTGCCTCCTCcagctcagctgcttcttctagctcCGCTGCCTCCTCCAGCTCTGCAGCTTCGTCTagctcagctgcttcttctagctctgctgcttcatccaGCCCTgcagcttcttctagtTCCGCAGCCTCGTTAAGCTCTGCTACTTCATCCAGcccagctgcttcttctagctccgctgcttcttctagttCAGCTGCTACGTCGACGTCCGCGCCATCATCAAGTTCAGCGGCCTCGTCAAGTTCCGCAGCTTCGTCGAGTTCCGCGCCCTCATCAAGCTCAGCTGGTTCGTCAAGTTCGGCAGCTTCATCTAGTTCCGCTGCCTCGTCAAGCTCTACTCTTTCGTCCAGTTCCGCAGCCTCGTCCAgctcaattgcttcttccagttcGGCATCCTCGTCAGGCTCGGCCGCTTCATCCAGCTCCGCTGCCTCGTCAagctcagctgcttcatcgagctcagctgtttcttctagCTCCGCTGCTTCATCAAGTTCAGCTTCATCGTCAAGTtcagttgcttcttctagctcAGCTGCCTCGTCAAGTTCGGAAGCTTCGTCAAGTTCAGCAACTTCTAgctcagcagcttcatctaGTTCCACTGCCTCGTCcagctctgctgcttcttccagttcCGCAACTTCTTCTAGCTCCGCTGCTTCCTCTAGTTCCACTGCCTCGTCCAGCtcagtttcttcctctaactctgccgcttcttcaagctcggcttcttctagttcagctgcttcgtcaAGCTCCACTGCATCGTCAGATACCGTTGTTTCATCTAGTTCCGCTGGGGTTTCTAGTTCGGTCGCTTCCTCGACAagttcagctgctgcttctagcTCCATCACTTCTTCCACTTTAGCTGTTACTTCTAGCTCATCTGCCTTGTCGTCTATTGTCGCGTCATCTAACcccgctgcttcttctggttcaacTGCCTCAAGTTCAGCTGGTTCCATGGTCggttcgtcgtcgtcttctgctACTTCATTTACGGGGTTTTCAAGTTCCGTCGCTTCCTCTAGCCCAGGAGCCACCTCAACCTCGGCAGcctcatcttcgtcgtcccCTGATACCTCCGCATCTGCTTCGGCTACTTCCTCAGCAGTTTCATTATCTTCCAGCGCTTCATCAGGCTCTGTCGCTTCATCTAGCTCTGCTGTTTTGTCAACTTCAACTGCTTCATCAAACGTGAGAGGTTTATCaacttcagctgcttcttcaagcCCTGTAGCTAGCtcggcttcttcttcaagccAAGCTACTTCTTCTAATTCAACTGAAACTTATGCCGGTGCCAGTTCTTCTAGCTCTGCTAATTCATCGATTTCAGGTTCTTCGAGTACTAGTGCTTTACTTGGTTCCGTTACATATTCTAGCTCGGCTGTTTCGTCAAGTTTCTCCCATTTGTCTGGGCCctctgcttcatctgggACCTTCTCAGGCTCAGCTACCTCAATAACATCTGAGACTTCCCCAGTTTCCTTTATgacttcagcagctgcctcAACTGGATTATATTTCTCTGGATCTGTTCCCTCTTCGAATGCTATATCATCCCACGTTGTATCTTCAGTTACTTCCACTATCTCTAACAACTCTGCTTACTCTAGCTCTGTTACCCCAGACAACTTGAGCGATAAGACAGTAACAACTGTAGTTACAGTAACGGAACCCTGTTCAATCTTGGCTGGTACTACAATCTACACGACCACTctagaaacaaaaacttTGACCATTCCATGTACTTCAGGTTCTACAGTGGATCAGCCAGTAGTTACAGCAGCCACTAATGCTAGTCCAGTCACTATTAGTTATACCTCACAGGAGCTGGTATCCAAAAGATTGTCAACTAATACTTTGTACTCCAATGCAGATACCGAAGCCCTATCAACCAAAACTTACACCACTCTCACTACTATCACAGAGCCTTGCTCAACATCTGAAGGGGCCGTTATTTACACCACTATTACCAGACCCATTACAGTAACAATTACTTGTAACGAAGGCTCCAGTGTTAGTTATGTTCCTGGTTCAGGAGGCTCACATGGAGTCACCGGTACCCAGATTCAGGCTTCAACATTCTCAAGTCGGGTGCTATCGACTCTTGATGCCAGCTTTGAAAATAAGCCAGCTTCTTCCGGTGGAACTGTTGGCGCTCTTACCCCCACCACCATGTTAGCCACATCTGAAATGACGAGTGTCCACCAGCTGACGATGACAGTATCAGACAACTCGGCTGTATCAACGGGAGCCTTGGGATTACCTATTACATCAGCCTCTCCGTTTGCACCTGTACCACCAGGTTCGTTCGACGAGTTGTCATCAGGATCAGATATCGTTGAGCAATCGGCATCATCTGGCTCCTCAGCATCACGGGCTGAATTAAGTGAATCACCTGCAACACTTACCTCAGTTAAAAACTCAGAGCATGTTACAACCGTCTCCTCCGCAAATGCAGTCTCTCGCACACCGCTCGCTAATGTTTTGGAACAACCCGGCATACCTTCCAAGTCTACTGCTATTCCTCAGCTTGTTAACTCCGGTTCACCTGAATTCTCAAATAACAAGGTCTCCGTTGTGACCGAATCCAGCTTCCACTCTGCCAGCCCACCATTAGCCGGTGGTCCTGATATTGTTACTGCAACCTGCCCTGAAAAATCATGCCAGCCCGCGGAAACTTCACCAGCCATTCCGTCAGTTGGTTCGACTAACAACAAGTCTCCAGGAGGTGCTGCATCTGCAACGGTTATTGAGTCCATAAAGTCCTCAAGCTCTGGCACTGCTGAGAACTCTCAAACCACTCTGGCTCAAAGCAACTCTGCCGCTTCGAACGCTTTTGAGGGTAGAATAGTTTTGGCACCACTCTGTATTCTTTTATTCCTTTTCTTCAGATAG